From the genome of Rathayibacter sp. VKM Ac-2759, one region includes:
- a CDS encoding pentapeptide repeat-containing protein, translated as MSSRTRVELGRREDLGADCANCFALCCVALAFARSADFPLDKPAGDPCTNLAGDDSCSIHRRLRPEGFVGCTVFDCFGAGQKVSMQTFGGVSWRGDDAVRAEMFAVFPLMRRLHELLWYLDVALALPGADAGLRRSVRERFDAVHALTLQDAAAVLTLDVDAEYAASRPALIAASAAARAGRRGRGPTRKRLSPGADLVAAALAGADLRGADLRGALLIAADLRGADLRACDVLGADLRDADVSGADLSEAIYLTQSQVSSTRGDAATVLPHDFARPSHWAR; from the coding sequence ATGTCCTCACGCACCAGGGTCGAGCTCGGCCGCCGCGAAGACCTCGGCGCCGACTGCGCGAACTGCTTCGCCCTGTGCTGCGTCGCGCTCGCGTTCGCCCGCTCGGCCGACTTCCCCCTCGACAAGCCCGCCGGCGACCCGTGCACGAACCTCGCCGGCGACGACTCGTGCTCGATCCACCGGCGCCTGCGCCCCGAGGGCTTCGTCGGCTGCACGGTCTTCGACTGCTTCGGCGCGGGGCAGAAGGTCTCGATGCAGACGTTCGGCGGGGTCTCGTGGCGCGGCGACGACGCGGTGCGCGCCGAGATGTTCGCGGTCTTCCCGCTGATGCGGCGGCTGCACGAGCTGCTCTGGTACCTCGACGTCGCCCTGGCGCTGCCCGGCGCCGACGCGGGCCTCCGCCGGAGCGTCCGAGAGCGGTTCGACGCGGTGCACGCGCTCACGCTGCAGGACGCGGCGGCCGTTCTGACGCTCGACGTCGACGCGGAGTACGCGGCGTCGCGCCCGGCGCTGATCGCGGCGAGCGCGGCGGCGAGGGCGGGGCGGCGAGGGCGCGGGCCGACCCGGAAGCGGCTCTCGCCCGGTGCCGATCTCGTCGCGGCAGCCCTCGCCGGCGCCGACCTGCGCGGCGCCGACCTCCGGGGCGCGCTGCTGATCGCCGCGGATCTCCGCGGAGCGGATCTGCGCGCGTGCGACGTGCTCGGGGCCGATCTGCGCGACGCCGATGTTTCGGGAGCGGATCTGTCGGAGGCGATCTACCTCACGCAGTCGCAGGTCTCGAGCACCCGCGGTGACGCGGCGACGGTGCTGCCGCACGACTTCGCGCGCCCGTCTCACTGGGCCCGCTGA
- the deoC gene encoding deoxyribose-phosphate aldolase produces the protein MTRSLPTVAEIAALIDHAILKPELTRAEVDAQLDEARESGVFSVCVRPSDIAHAVARLEGSGVLVGTVIGFPHGTTSTAAKVAESRQALADGASELDMVVNIGRLRSGLLQDVEDDIRAVVEAADGHVVKVILETSYLDDEQIVAGSEASERAGADFVKTATGFGGGGANEHDLRLMRGAVSDAVEVKASGGVRDLDTLLAYRELGVTRFGTSGSATILGDLAARLSGDSSAARVDAASY, from the coding sequence ATGACACGCAGCCTTCCGACCGTCGCCGAGATCGCGGCGCTCATCGACCACGCGATCCTGAAGCCCGAGCTGACCCGCGCCGAGGTCGACGCGCAGCTCGACGAGGCGCGCGAGTCCGGCGTCTTCAGCGTCTGCGTCCGCCCCTCCGACATCGCGCACGCCGTCGCCCGCCTCGAGGGCTCGGGGGTCCTCGTCGGCACCGTCATCGGCTTCCCGCACGGCACCACCTCGACGGCGGCGAAGGTCGCGGAGTCGCGCCAGGCCCTCGCCGACGGCGCCTCCGAGCTCGACATGGTCGTCAACATCGGGCGCCTGCGCAGCGGCCTGCTGCAGGACGTCGAGGACGACATCCGCGCGGTGGTCGAGGCCGCCGACGGCCACGTCGTCAAGGTGATCCTCGAGACCAGCTACCTCGACGACGAGCAGATCGTCGCGGGCAGCGAGGCGTCCGAGCGCGCCGGCGCCGACTTCGTCAAGACGGCGACGGGCTTCGGAGGCGGCGGCGCCAACGAGCACGACCTGCGGCTGATGCGCGGCGCGGTCTCCGACGCCGTCGAGGTGAAGGCCTCGGGAGGCGTCCGCGACCTCGACACGCTCCTCGCCTACCGGGAGCTGGGCGTGACCCGCTTCGGCACGAGCGGCTCGGCCACGATCCTCGGCGACCTCGCCGCGAGGCTCTCGGGCGACTCGAGCGCGGCGCGCGTCGACGCCGCCTCCTACTGA
- the rpsN gene encoding 30S ribosomal protein S14 — protein sequence MAKKSKIARNEQRKIVVDRYAAKRLELKKALVDPAGTDESREEARVGLQKLPRNASPVRVRSRDAVDGRPRGNLSKFGISRVRFRDMAHRGELPGITKSSW from the coding sequence ATGGCTAAGAAGAGCAAGATCGCCCGCAATGAGCAGCGAAAGATCGTCGTCGACCGCTACGCGGCCAAGCGCCTCGAGCTGAAGAAGGCCCTCGTCGACCCGGCCGGGACCGACGAGAGCCGCGAGGAGGCCCGCGTCGGCCTCCAGAAGCTGCCCCGCAACGCCTCGCCCGTCCGCGTCCGCTCGCGCGACGCCGTCGACGGCCGCCCCCGCGGCAACCTCTCGAAGTTCGGCATCTCGCGTGTCCGCTTCCGCGACATGGCGCACCGCGGCGAGCTGCCCGGCATCACCAAGTCGAGCTGGTAG
- the rpmG gene encoding 50S ribosomal protein L33, producing MAKQQDVRPIIKLRSTAGTGYTYVTKKNRRNDPDRLVLKKYDPVVRKHVDFREER from the coding sequence ATGGCAAAGCAGCAGGACGTCCGTCCCATCATCAAGCTCCGTTCGACGGCAGGCACCGGTTACACCTACGTGACCAAGAAGAACCGTCGCAACGACCCCGACCGTCTCGTGCTCAAGAAGTACGACCCCGTAGTGCGCAAGCACGTCGACTTCCGCGAGGAGCGCTAA
- the rpmB gene encoding 50S ribosomal protein L28: MAAVCQVTGAVPGFGHAISHSHRRTKRRFDPNVQKKTYYVPSLRRNVTLTLSAKGIKVIDARGIESVVKDILARGVKI; this comes from the coding sequence ATGGCAGCAGTCTGCCAGGTGACCGGAGCCGTCCCCGGCTTCGGACACGCCATCTCGCACTCGCACCGGCGCACCAAGCGCCGCTTCGACCCGAACGTGCAGAAGAAGACGTACTACGTCCCCTCGCTCCGCCGTAACGTCACCCTGACGCTGTCGGCCAAGGGCATCAAGGTCATCGATGCCCGTGGCATCGAGTCCGTCGTCAAGGACATTCTCGCTCGTGGGGTGAAGATCTAA
- a CDS encoding polysaccharide deacetylase family protein — translation MAPGVERREGDGVERMRRRALLLGIASAAVTLTACTPQTATPTPTPTPTPTPTPTPTPTPPRPSPTVTAAAAPVRARVPLPEGTITELPGEGNLLAWTVDDGSDTEVVAAYAQFAKDTGTRLTFFLNGQYDSWTACAPALAPLVESGQVQLANHTWSHADLTKLSSDGIQEELGRNGDFIRSTYGVEAAPFYRPPFGYTDPASRAAAAGIGYTATTLWYGSLSDSGRITPEQVIDFADQWFLPQHIVIGHANFDPVTQVYAQLVDILRSRSLETVTLRDVFAV, via the coding sequence GTGGCGCCGGGGGTCGAGCGCCGCGAGGGGGACGGCGTGGAGCGGATGAGGCGGCGCGCGCTGCTGCTGGGGATCGCCTCCGCCGCGGTGACCCTGACCGCGTGCACCCCGCAGACCGCGACCCCGACTCCGACACCCACGCCGACTCCGACGCCCACCCCGACTCCGACGCCCACTCCCCCGCGGCCGTCCCCGACGGTCACCGCCGCCGCGGCTCCGGTGCGGGCCCGCGTGCCCCTGCCCGAGGGGACGATCACCGAGCTCCCCGGCGAGGGGAACCTCCTCGCGTGGACCGTCGACGACGGCTCCGACACCGAGGTGGTCGCCGCGTACGCGCAGTTCGCGAAGGACACCGGGACGCGGCTGACGTTCTTCCTCAACGGCCAGTACGACTCCTGGACGGCGTGCGCGCCCGCGCTCGCACCGCTGGTCGAGTCGGGTCAGGTGCAGCTCGCGAACCACACCTGGTCGCACGCCGATCTCACGAAGCTCTCGTCCGACGGGATCCAGGAGGAGCTCGGCCGCAACGGCGACTTCATCCGCTCGACGTACGGTGTCGAGGCGGCGCCGTTCTACCGCCCCCCGTTCGGCTACACCGATCCCGCGAGCCGCGCCGCCGCGGCCGGTATCGGCTACACGGCGACGACGCTCTGGTACGGGTCGCTGTCGGATTCGGGGCGCATCACGCCGGAGCAGGTGATCGACTTCGCCGACCAGTGGTTCCTGCCGCAGCACATCGTGATCGGGCACGCGAACTTCGATCCGGTGACGCAGGTCTACGCGCAGCTGGTCGACATCCTCCGCTCGCGCTCCCTCGAGACCGTCACGCTCCGCGACGTCTTCGCGGTCTGA
- a CDS encoding ArgP/LysG family DNA-binding transcriptional regulator, whose translation MLTDDLDLSRLRALAAAVRHGSFDAAARALHITPSALSQRIKALESAAGRVLLVRSRPVVATEAGAGLLRLARQIELLAEDAVRALDGDGVHAAGPVVVPLAVNADSLATWVLPALAEVPDVVFELHREDQEHTTAFLRDGTVLAAVTAEAEAVLGCTVASLGVMRYRAMAAPAFADRWFPSGDLAALDRAPVVVFDEKDRLQERYLHTRGVDGRPPQHRVPGSADFEAAVRLGLGWGMLPELQAPVGAPGLIALGGAPVDVPLYWQQWALRTPSLERVATAIASAARATLRP comes from the coding sequence ATGCTGACCGACGACCTCGATCTCTCGCGCCTGCGCGCCCTCGCCGCCGCGGTCCGGCACGGCTCCTTCGACGCGGCGGCCCGGGCGCTGCACATCACGCCCTCGGCGCTCAGCCAGCGGATCAAGGCGCTCGAGTCGGCCGCCGGCCGGGTGCTGCTCGTGCGATCGCGGCCCGTCGTCGCGACCGAGGCGGGCGCCGGGCTCCTCCGCCTCGCCCGACAGATCGAGCTGCTCGCCGAGGACGCGGTGCGCGCGCTCGACGGCGACGGGGTGCACGCCGCCGGCCCGGTCGTCGTGCCCCTCGCGGTGAACGCCGACTCGCTCGCGACCTGGGTGCTGCCGGCGCTCGCGGAGGTGCCCGATGTCGTCTTCGAGCTGCATCGCGAGGATCAGGAGCACACGACCGCGTTCCTCCGCGACGGCACGGTGCTCGCCGCCGTCACCGCGGAGGCGGAGGCGGTGCTCGGCTGCACCGTCGCGTCCCTCGGAGTGATGCGGTACCGCGCGATGGCGGCGCCCGCCTTCGCCGACCGCTGGTTCCCCTCCGGAGACCTCGCCGCCCTCGACCGCGCCCCCGTGGTCGTCTTCGACGAGAAGGACCGGCTGCAGGAGCGCTACCTGCACACGCGCGGAGTCGACGGACGGCCCCCGCAGCACCGCGTGCCCGGGTCGGCCGACTTCGAGGCGGCCGTCCGGCTCGGACTCGGCTGGGGGATGCTGCCCGAGCTGCAGGCGCCCGTCGGCGCCCCCGGCCTGATCGCCCTCGGCGGCGCGCCCGTCGACGTCCCCCTCTACTGGCAGCAGTGGGCGCTGCGCACCCCGAGCCTCGAGAGGGTCGCGACGGCGATCGCCTCCGCCGCCCGCGCGACCCTCCGCCCCTGA
- a CDS encoding LysE family transporter encodes MSSLLAAASGLGFGLSLIVAIGAQNAFVLRQGLRREHVLAVVAICALADAALIVVGIAGIGAVLESAPWLLVVIRWGGIVFLLAYALLAARRALRPGRLEGDPAGASTTLRTAIGTCLALTLLNPHVYLDTVVLLGSVANTHGDERWWFGAGAALGSVLWFTALGVGARALRPLFRSRGAWRALDAGVAVVMVALAVSLALS; translated from the coding sequence GTGTCCTCCCTCCTCGCCGCCGCCTCCGGTCTGGGCTTCGGCCTCTCCCTCATCGTCGCCATCGGCGCCCAGAACGCCTTCGTCCTGCGGCAGGGGCTGCGGCGCGAGCACGTGCTCGCGGTCGTCGCGATCTGCGCCCTGGCAGACGCGGCGCTGATCGTCGTCGGCATCGCGGGGATCGGAGCGGTGCTCGAGTCGGCGCCCTGGCTCCTCGTGGTGATCCGCTGGGGCGGCATCGTCTTCCTCCTGGCGTATGCGCTCCTCGCCGCGAGGCGCGCCCTGCGGCCGGGGAGGCTCGAGGGAGATCCGGCCGGCGCCTCCACCACGCTCCGCACCGCGATCGGCACCTGCCTGGCGCTGACGCTGCTGAACCCGCACGTGTACCTCGACACGGTCGTGCTGCTCGGCTCCGTCGCGAACACCCACGGCGACGAGCGCTGGTGGTTCGGCGCGGGCGCGGCGCTGGGCAGCGTGCTCTGGTTCACCGCGCTCGGGGTCGGGGCGCGGGCGCTGCGACCGCTGTTCCGGAGCCGCGGGGCGTGGCGGGCGCTCGACGCGGGAGTGGCGGTGGTCATGGTGGCGCTGGCGGTGTCGCTGGCGCTGAGCTGA
- a CDS encoding response regulator transcription factor, with protein sequence MRIALVDDDPRVRRALGDLLRRSDAVDELSEHGDVLSLLDLMRERAVDTVLLDIRLQHSNALAAVPAIRRAGPRTRIVAMTAVADAPFAAHARNAGADAVIAKTAPSADVLDIAVGNPPRTGLPWDTLTPREHGIAELVVAGFSDAEIAVRLGVPAMAARARVAAVLARLGLDVRAQLASAGRGSA encoded by the coding sequence ATGCGCATCGCCCTCGTCGACGACGACCCGCGGGTCAGGCGCGCCCTGGGGGATCTCCTCCGCCGCTCCGACGCGGTCGACGAGCTGAGCGAGCACGGGGACGTGCTCTCGCTGCTCGACCTGATGCGCGAGCGCGCCGTCGACACGGTGCTGCTCGACATCCGTCTCCAGCACAGCAACGCTCTGGCGGCCGTGCCCGCGATCCGCCGTGCCGGGCCGCGCACGAGGATCGTCGCGATGACCGCGGTCGCCGACGCCCCCTTCGCCGCTCACGCGAGGAACGCGGGGGCCGACGCGGTGATCGCGAAGACCGCCCCGAGCGCCGACGTCCTCGACATCGCCGTAGGGAACCCGCCCCGGACGGGCCTGCCCTGGGACACCCTGACCCCGCGGGAGCACGGGATCGCGGAGCTCGTCGTCGCCGGCTTCTCGGACGCCGAGATCGCGGTGCGGCTGGGAGTGCCGGCGATGGCGGCGCGGGCCCGCGTGGCGGCGGTGCTCGCGAGGCTGGGCCTCGACGTCCGGGCTCAGCTCGCCTCGGCCGGGCGAGGCTCTGCGTGA
- a CDS encoding GntR family transcriptional regulator codes for MLFRVDHSSPRSLADQIEAQVRAAVADGVLSAGDRLPPARELADSLGINMHTVLRAYGALRDDGLLQMRRGRGAWIAESAGPGLVRVTALVEQLLAEARRSGISPADLVRLIERTTP; via the coding sequence ATGTTGTTCCGCGTCGACCACTCCTCGCCGCGCTCCCTGGCCGACCAGATCGAAGCGCAGGTGCGCGCCGCCGTCGCCGACGGCGTGCTCTCGGCGGGCGACCGCCTGCCCCCCGCCCGTGAGCTCGCCGACTCGCTGGGCATCAACATGCACACCGTGCTGCGGGCCTACGGCGCACTGCGCGACGACGGCCTGCTGCAGATGCGGCGCGGTCGCGGCGCGTGGATCGCGGAGTCGGCGGGGCCGGGCCTCGTCCGCGTCACCGCCCTCGTCGAGCAGCTGCTCGCCGAGGCCCGCCGCAGCGGGATCAGCCCCGCCGACCTCGTCCGCCTGATCGAGAGGACCACCCCGTGA
- a CDS encoding alpha/beta hydrolase — MPFVTTDDGVEIYYKDWGSTDAQPIVFHHGWPLSSDDWDAQMLFFHARGYRVIASDRRGHGRSTQVGTGHDMDHYASDVNAVVEHLDLRNAIHIGHSTGGGQVARYVARYGEPQGRVAKAVLVSSVPPLMVQTDANPEGTPISVFDGFREALAANRAEFYQAVASGPFYGFNRPGADVSEPVIANWWRQGMTGGALAHYEGIKAFSETDQTEDLKAITVPVLVTQGDDDQVVPYKDAALKQHELLQNSTLKIYEGYPHGMLTVHADVINPDLLAFIQA; from the coding sequence ATGCCGTTTGTGACGACGGACGATGGCGTAGAGATCTACTACAAGGACTGGGGCAGCACCGACGCGCAGCCCATCGTGTTCCACCACGGGTGGCCGCTCTCCTCGGACGACTGGGACGCGCAGATGCTGTTCTTCCACGCCCGCGGCTACCGCGTCATCGCGAGCGACCGTCGCGGTCACGGCCGGTCGACCCAGGTCGGCACCGGGCACGACATGGACCACTACGCCAGCGACGTCAACGCCGTGGTCGAGCACCTCGACCTGCGCAACGCGATCCACATCGGCCACTCGACCGGTGGCGGACAGGTCGCGCGCTACGTCGCCCGGTACGGCGAGCCCCAGGGCCGCGTCGCGAAGGCGGTCCTCGTCTCGTCGGTGCCTCCGCTGATGGTGCAGACCGACGCGAACCCCGAGGGGACGCCGATCTCGGTCTTCGACGGCTTCCGCGAGGCGCTCGCCGCCAACCGGGCCGAGTTCTACCAGGCCGTCGCCTCCGGCCCGTTCTACGGCTTCAACCGACCGGGTGCCGACGTCTCGGAGCCGGTGATCGCCAACTGGTGGCGTCAGGGCATGACGGGCGGAGCGCTCGCGCACTACGAGGGCATCAAGGCGTTCTCCGAGACCGACCAGACCGAGGACCTGAAGGCCATCACCGTGCCGGTTCTCGTCACGCAGGGCGACGACGATCAGGTCGTGCCCTACAAGGACGCCGCGCTGAAGCAGCACGAGCTGCTGCAGAACTCCACCCTCAAGATCTACGAGGGCTACCCGCACGGCATGCTGACGGTCCACGCCGACGTCATCAACCCCGACCTGCTGGCCTTCATCCAGGCCTAG
- a CDS encoding MFS transporter encodes MSSPSAPPPAQPSAWAPLAITAFRVLWFAQLGSNIGTWMQTVGAQWYLVEAAAGAAVIALVQTASLAPSILVALPAGVLADSLDRRRLLIWGSSASALLAGALTVVAAIGALTPWTILAFTFLLGITSTLTSPAWQAIQPELVPRDLIAASSALGGVTVNGARAVGPALAGVVLSVFGAPVVFGINALSFIGAVIALLWWKRPAQAGLDDREQFGAALRAGIRYVASAHLVRRILLRSALFALPASALWALLPLTAKRLQLDSSGYGVLLGALGAGAVLGIFALPLARRRFSDNIVIAASSVLFAAGSLAAAFLPFAPTLVLLVLAGLAWIGTLTVLNAALQLTLPQWVRSRGASIYIFVFMGVMAVGSIGWGLAAQALGTSLAYAASATLLLVVAASVRVLPLLPGTGTVDRSISMSWPTPTLVFEPQPADGPVLVQISYTVDSGSLAAFRTAMRLVESSRRRTGASRWALYRSGEESDVQLETFMVPSWGEFQRQETQRLTGRDREIRAAALAHAQGDPTERHFFPSRTSSP; translated from the coding sequence ATGTCCTCACCCTCTGCACCTCCGCCGGCGCAGCCGTCGGCATGGGCACCCCTGGCGATCACCGCCTTCAGGGTGCTGTGGTTCGCCCAGCTGGGCAGCAACATCGGCACGTGGATGCAGACCGTCGGAGCCCAGTGGTACCTGGTCGAGGCTGCTGCGGGCGCGGCGGTCATCGCTCTCGTGCAGACGGCGAGCCTGGCGCCCTCCATCCTGGTCGCCCTTCCCGCGGGCGTCCTGGCCGACTCACTCGACCGACGACGGCTGCTGATCTGGGGGTCATCGGCGAGCGCGCTGCTGGCGGGCGCTCTGACGGTCGTCGCAGCCATCGGCGCTCTGACGCCGTGGACGATCCTGGCCTTCACCTTCCTGCTCGGCATCACCTCCACACTGACCTCGCCTGCCTGGCAGGCGATCCAGCCGGAGCTCGTGCCCCGAGATCTGATCGCCGCGTCGTCCGCTCTCGGCGGCGTGACGGTGAACGGCGCCCGAGCGGTGGGACCTGCGCTGGCAGGAGTCGTCCTGTCGGTGTTCGGGGCTCCCGTCGTCTTCGGCATCAACGCGCTGAGCTTCATCGGGGCCGTGATCGCCCTCCTCTGGTGGAAGCGTCCCGCGCAGGCCGGCCTCGACGACCGCGAGCAGTTCGGCGCTGCGCTGAGGGCGGGGATCCGCTACGTCGCCTCGGCGCACCTCGTCCGCCGGATCCTGCTCCGGTCCGCGCTCTTCGCCCTGCCGGCCAGTGCGCTCTGGGCTCTCCTGCCCCTCACCGCCAAGCGACTCCAACTCGACTCGAGCGGCTACGGCGTCCTCCTCGGTGCTCTCGGCGCCGGTGCCGTGCTCGGCATCTTCGCCCTGCCGCTCGCTCGGCGCCGGTTCTCGGACAACATCGTCATCGCGGCGAGTTCGGTGCTCTTCGCGGCGGGGTCGCTCGCGGCGGCGTTCCTCCCTTTCGCGCCGACCCTGGTCCTGCTCGTGCTCGCGGGGCTGGCCTGGATCGGCACCCTCACCGTGCTGAACGCGGCCCTGCAGCTCACCCTGCCGCAGTGGGTGCGGTCCCGCGGAGCCTCGATCTACATCTTCGTCTTCATGGGAGTGATGGCCGTCGGCTCGATCGGCTGGGGCCTGGCAGCGCAGGCGCTCGGCACGTCGCTCGCCTACGCGGCGTCGGCCACCCTGCTGCTCGTCGTGGCGGCCAGCGTGCGGGTGCTCCCGCTGCTCCCCGGAACGGGCACCGTCGATCGCAGCATCTCGATGTCGTGGCCCACACCCACGCTGGTGTTCGAGCCGCAGCCGGCGGACGGGCCAGTGCTCGTGCAGATCTCCTACACGGTCGACTCCGGCTCCCTCGCCGCGTTCCGGACCGCGATGCGTCTCGTGGAGAGCTCTCGACGCCGCACCGGCGCCTCGAGGTGGGCCCTCTACCGGAGCGGCGAGGAGTCCGACGTGCAGCTGGAGACCTTCATGGTGCCGTCGTGGGGCGAGTTCCAGCGGCAGGAGACTCAGCGTCTCACCGGCCGCGACCGCGAGATCCGCGCTGCAGCGCTGGCTCACGCACAGGGCGACCCCACCGAACGCCACTTCTTCCCGAGCAGGACCTCCTCCCCGTGA
- a CDS encoding helix-turn-helix transcriptional regulator has translation MSTRSPLADFLRARRSALRPEQVGLTTAGTRRRVPGLRREEVADRAKISRDYYLRVEQGHDITPSDQVLSALAHALDLDEFERAYLFRLARPLPPLRGPGSRTAAPSMESLLEHWPMTPAFAFDRNLDVLATNDLLRRIAPDKGVPGANLLLSVAEGYVRAREDGIPADQLEAWDSIFRELIAALRFYSDPDDPRLQEIVGECSVRYRLFRSVWAEYEVRPITQRALRIDVAPFGWLDFDMQTFESAVAPGHYVVTYLARAGTPAAAAIDHFAALRPAARRTEADVTANAAPAVPER, from the coding sequence ATGAGCACCCGCAGCCCCCTCGCGGACTTCCTCCGTGCGAGGCGTTCGGCGCTGCGGCCGGAGCAGGTCGGCCTGACGACCGCCGGGACCAGGCGGAGGGTCCCGGGTCTCCGCCGGGAGGAGGTCGCCGACCGCGCGAAGATCAGCCGCGACTACTACCTCCGCGTCGAGCAGGGCCACGACATCACCCCCTCGGACCAGGTGCTGAGCGCTCTCGCTCACGCGCTCGACCTCGACGAGTTCGAGCGCGCCTACCTGTTCCGTCTCGCCAGACCGCTCCCTCCGCTGCGCGGCCCCGGCTCCCGGACCGCCGCGCCGTCGATGGAGTCGCTGCTGGAGCACTGGCCGATGACTCCCGCGTTCGCGTTCGACCGGAACCTCGACGTCCTGGCGACGAACGACCTCCTGAGGCGTATCGCCCCGGACAAGGGGGTACCCGGCGCGAACCTGCTCCTCTCGGTCGCGGAGGGGTACGTGCGCGCCCGCGAGGACGGCATCCCGGCGGACCAGCTGGAGGCCTGGGACAGCATCTTCCGCGAGCTGATCGCGGCCCTGAGGTTCTACAGCGATCCCGACGACCCGCGTCTGCAGGAGATCGTCGGCGAGTGCTCGGTGCGCTACCGGCTGTTCCGCTCGGTCTGGGCCGAGTACGAGGTCCGCCCGATCACGCAGCGAGCACTGCGGATCGACGTGGCCCCGTTCGGGTGGCTCGACTTCGACATGCAGACGTTCGAATCGGCTGTCGCGCCGGGCCACTACGTGGTGACGTACCTCGCCCGAGCGGGGACTCCCGCCGCCGCCGCGATCGACCACTTCGCCGCGCTCCGTCCCGCCGCTCGACGGACGGAGGCCGACGTCACGGCGAATGCGGCGCCCGCGGTTCCCGAACGGTGA
- the msrA gene encoding peptide-methionine (S)-S-oxide reductase MsrA, which translates to MAEERAILAGGCFWGLQELIRDMPGVFSTRAGYAGGSTPNATYRHHGDHAEAVEIEFDPEQLSYRDLLEFFFQVHDPTTKNRQGNDVGTAYRSVVLFLSPEQERIARETIAEIDASGRWPGPVVTEVEPAGEFWDAEEEHQDYLRKHPGGYTCHWVRPRWTLDA; encoded by the coding sequence ATGGCCGAGGAGCGCGCGATCCTCGCGGGCGGATGCTTCTGGGGACTCCAGGAGCTCATCCGCGACATGCCGGGGGTCTTCAGCACCCGGGCCGGCTACGCCGGTGGCAGCACTCCGAACGCCACCTACCGCCACCACGGCGACCACGCGGAGGCCGTCGAGATCGAGTTCGATCCCGAGCAGCTCTCGTACCGCGACCTGCTCGAGTTCTTCTTCCAGGTGCACGACCCGACGACGAAGAACCGGCAGGGCAACGACGTCGGCACGGCCTACCGCTCCGTCGTCCTCTTCCTCTCCCCCGAGCAGGAGCGGATCGCCCGCGAGACGATCGCCGAGATCGACGCGTCCGGGCGATGGCCGGGCCCGGTCGTCACCGAGGTCGAGCCCGCCGGCGAGTTCTGGGACGCCGAGGAGGAGCACCAGGACTACCTGCGCAAGCACCCCGGCGGCTACACCTGCCACTGGGTCCGGCCGAGATGGACCCTCGACGCCTGA